In Hevea brasiliensis isolate MT/VB/25A 57/8 chromosome 13, ASM3005281v1, whole genome shotgun sequence, a single genomic region encodes these proteins:
- the LOC110648060 gene encoding protein DEHYDRATION-INDUCED 19 homolog 6 codes for MDVDFWPSRVRAAKHLSAVQAARYDSDNHLVIDDSDGDEDARAYFLCPFCYVDIEVHLLCSHLQDEHCFDLKNAVCPLCAANLGKDVIGHFIVQHASSLKRRRKPLKSGLWTGSSAMIGKELSLFLGTSTNGRLNSNESAPDPLLSPFLGIVSHSHPKGSQQDESSNRSAYSERSEISSLDGGDEEGSEERRQKAEFVQHLVASTIF; via the exons ATGGATGTTGATTTCTGGCCCTCGAGAGTTCGCGCCGCTAAGCATCTCTCTGCTGTGCAAGCTGCCAGATACGACTCCG ATAATCATTTGGTAATTGATGATTCAGACGGGGATGAGGATGCGAGAGCTTACTTTCTATGTCCCTTCTGCTATGTAGACATTGAAGTCCATTTGCTTTGCAGCCATCTGCAGGATGAACACTGCTTTGACTTAAAAAATGCA GTGTGTCCACTTTGTGCAGCAAATCTAGGGAAAGATGTGATTGGGCATTTCATAGTACAACATGCAAGTTCACTGAAG CGAAGGAGAAAACCTCTAAAATCTGGTCTCTGGACTGGTAGTTCAGCTATGATTGGCAAGGAACTTAGCTTATTTCTTGGAACTTCAACAAATGGTAGATTAAACTCAAATGAATCTGCACCAGATCCACTTCTCTCACCATTTCTTGGTATTGTATCCCATTCACACCCTAAAGGAAGCCAGCAAGATGAATCTTCCAATAGAAGTGCCTATTCAGAAAG GAGTGAGATATCTTCACTTGATGGAGGTGATGAGGAGGGCTCTGAAGAGAGAAGGCAGAAAGCCGAATTTGTTCAACATTTGGTTGCCTCAACCATCTTCTAG
- the LOC110648054 gene encoding elongation factor Tu, chloroplastic, with translation MKPPLSCASAQSTLFQRQNLTLKLLPYPKPAMAISASATASTTSKLAYPHASSCSSSSFTTFSSFLAKPTKLTPKTLHYSSFISPFLSTTSSPSASTTIATRRRFFTIRAARGKFERKKPHVNIGTIGHVDHGKTTLTAALTMALAATGNSTPKKYDEIDAAPEERARGITINTATVEYETESRHYAHVDCPGHADYVKNMITGAAQMDGAILVVSGADGPMPQTKEHVLLAKQVGVPNMVVFLNKQDQVDDEELLQLVELEVRELLSSYEFPGDDIPIISGSALLALEALMANPSIKRGENQWVDKIYELMDSVDSYIPIPQRQTDLPFLLAVEDVFSITGRGTVATGRVERGTIKVGETVDIVGLKETRNTTVTGVEMFQKILDEAMAGDNVGLLLRGIQKADIQRGMVLAKPGTITPHTKFAAIVYVLKKEEGGRHSPFFAGYRPQFYMRTTDVTGRVSSIMNDKDEESKMVMPGDRVKMVVELIVPVACEQGMRFAIREGGKTVGAGVIQSIIE, from the coding sequence CACTCTCTTGCGCTTCTGCCCAATCCACGCTCTTTCAACGCCAAAATCTCACTCTCAAACTTTTGCCCTACCCCAAGCCTGCCATGGCAATTTCAGCTTCGGCCACCGCCTCCACCACCTCTAAACTAGCTTACCCTCATGCCTCCTCTTgctcttcctcctccttcaccacTTTTTCCTCTTTCCTGGCAAAACCCACTAAGCTAACTCCCAAAACCCTACACTACTCTTCCTTCATTTCCCCCTTCCTCTCCACCACCTCCTCCCCTTCAGCCTCCACTACCATCGCTACCCGCCGCCGCTTCTTTACAATTCGCGCTGCCCGAGGGAAGTTCGAGAGAAAGAAACCCCACGTCAACATTGGAACTATCGGCCACGTCGACCATGGGAAGACCACTCTTACAGCTGCCCTCACTATGGCTCTAGCCGCTACCGGCAACAGCACACCCAAGAAATACGATGAAATTGACGCCGCCCCCGAGGAACGCGCCCGTGGTATCACTATCAATACGGCCACCGTAGAGTACGAGACTGAGTCCCGCCACTATGCCCACGTTGACTGCCCTGGTCACGCTGATTACGTCAAAAATATGATTACTGGTGCTGCTCAGATGGACGGCGCAATCCTTGTCGTCTCCGGCGCCGACGGCCCCATGCCCCAAACGAAGGAGCACGTCTTGCTGGCAAAACAAGTTGGAGTTCCCAACATGGTTGTTTTTCTGAATAAACAGGACCAGGTTGATGACGAGGAGCTTTTGCAGCTGGTGGAATTGGAGGTGCGCGAGTTATTGTCTTCTTATGAGTTTCCTGGTGATGACATACCCATCATTTCTGGCTCCGCGCTTTTGGCTTTGGAGGCTTTGATGGCTAATCCTAGTATTAAGCGCGGAGAGAATCAGTGGGTCGATAAGATTTATGAACTTATGGATTCTGTGGATAGCTACATTCCAATTCCCCAAAGGCAGACTGATTTACCATTTTTACTTGCTGTTGAAGATGTGTTTTCCATTACTGGTCGTGGTACCGTGGCTACAGGCAGGGTTGAAAGAGGGACTATTAAGGTGGGTGAGACGGTAGATATTGTGGGTTTGAAGGAGACTAGGAATACTACGGTCACCGGAGTTGAAATGTTTCAAAAGATTTTGGACGAAGCCATGGCTGGAGATAATGTGGGATTGTTGTTAAGAGGTATCCAAAAGGCTGATATCCAGAGAGGAATGGTTTTGGCTAAACCTGGCACAATTACTCCGCATACTAAATTCGCTGCTATTGTTTATGTGTTGAAGAAGGAAGAGGGTGGTAGGCATTCACCTTTTTTCGCTGGTTATAGGCCTCAATTTTACATGAGGACCACTGATGTGACTGGTAGGGTCTCCTCCATTATGAATGATAAGGATGAGGAGTCAAAGATGGTTATGCCTGGTGATCGTGTGAAGATGGTTGTGGAGCTTATTGTGCCTGTGGCTTGTGAACAAGGGATGAGATTTGCTATCAGAGAAGGAGGGAAGACGGTTGGAGCTGGTGTTATTCAGTCTATCATTGAGTAG